A region of the Saccharospirillaceae bacterium genome:
GAAAGCGCGCCGTAACAAACAAGCAAACGAACATCACGACTGCGTATAACACCCGGCTCCAGTTCTTGGTATAGCCGGCGATGTTTGCCCACTCCCAGGCACCGATGGTGGCAATTGCAGCGATAAAATAGGCAAATTGTTTCAGTGGCAAAAAGAAAATGCCAAAAATCATTAGGGGTGCTAACACCAAAGCGGTGATGATGCGTGTTTTAGTCACCTTGAGCTTCCTTCAGCTGATCGTCAGTGCGGCCGAACCGGCGAGTACGGTCGGAGAACGCAGTTAACGCTTTTTTATATTCTTGTTCTTTAAAATCAGGCCAGAGGGCGTCGGAAAAATAGAATTCGGAGTAAGCGGTCTGCCACAGCATAAAATTACTGATGCGTTGTTCGCCACCCGTCCGAATCATCAGATCAGGCGCCGGGAACTCACTCAGACGGGTGTGTTGGTGAAAGGTCTGCTCATCGATATCATCGACACTCAAACGACCAGCCTGAACCTCTGCAGCAACCCGTTTGGCTGCCTGCACAATATCCCACTGTCCACCGTAATTCGCTGCAATAACCAGCGTCATCGCCGTATTATCACAGGTCAGTTGATGCGCATCCTGCACCAACTGCTGGATTTTCTGAGTGAACCCGGACAGATCGCCCATGACCACCAGGCGAATATTATTGCGGTGCAGTTTTTTTACTTCCCGCTCCAGTGCAGCCACAAACAGTTGCATCAGAGCGCTGACTTCTTTTTCTGGGCGACGCCAGTTTTCACTGCTGAAAGCGAATAAGGTCAGTACCTCAACACCTTCATTGGCTGAAGTTTCAACCACAGCGCGAACAGCGTCGACACCCGCTTTATGCCCAGCCACGCCCGGCATAAAACGTTTTTTTGCCCAGCGGTTATTACCATCCATGATAATGGCAACATGCTTAGGCACCTGACCCTGTGAGGCCAGGTTATCATCGATACTCGTAGACATAAGAAATTGCTGCCTGAAACCTTAAGGCTTAGACCTGCATCAGATCCTTTTCTTTATCCGCCAACAGTCCATCGATCTGAGCAATAAACTTATCGGTCAGTTTCTGAATCTGATCTTCGCCACCGCGTTGTTCATCTTCAGAAATTTCTTTTTCTTTCAGCAGATCTTTAATATCGCCGTTGGCATCACGACGGATATTGCGGATCGATACACGGCCTTTTTCCGCTTCCGCACGGGCTTGCTTGATATATTCTTTACGGGTTTCTTCGGTCAGTGGTGGCATCGGAATGCGGATCACATCACCAGAGGTTGCCGGGTTCAGACCCAGATTCGCTTTCATGATGGCTTTTTCAATCGCCGGGATCATGTTCTTTTCCCACGGGTTAACCGCCAGGCTACGACCGTCTTCAACGATGATGTTAGCGACCTGAGAAATCGGCGTATCAGAGCCGTAGTAATCAACCATCACGCCATCCAGAATGGCTGGATTAGCACGACCGGTACGAACTTTTTTAAACGCTTCAACCATTGCACCAACGCTTTTGGTCATGCGCTCTTCAGCATCTTGTTTGATTTCGTTAATCATGCGTTTTCTTCCTCACTGACAATCAGCGTACCATCATTGCCGCCCGTCATCAGACGCGCCAGTACACCGGTTTCATTCATATCATAAACACGCAGTGGCATGTTGTGGTCACGCGCCAGACAAATAGCGGTTAAATCCATAACACCCAATTGTTTTTCCAACACTTCCTGATAAGTCAGGCAATCGTATTTCTCTGCTGCCGGGTCTTTCTTAGGGTCGGCAGTATACACACCATCGACATTGGTTGCCTTTAAAACCACATCTGCATTAATTTCGATGCCACGCAAACAGGCCGCTGAATCCGTGGTAAAAAATGGATTACCAGTACCGGCGGAAAAAATAACAACATCGCCAGCATCCAGCGCACGAATGGCACTGCGGCGATCGTAATGATCCACCACACCACTCATCGGAATGGCCGACATCACACGTGTCGGCATATTTGCACGTTCTAATGCATCACGCATCGCAAGCGCATTCATGACGGTTGCCAACATGCCCATGTGGTCGCCCGCGACCCGATCGAGACCCGCTTCGCTTAATGCTTTACCGCGGAACAGATTACCGCCGCCGATTACAATACCAACCTGAACACCGATGCCCTTCAGCTGAGCGATTTCCAGAGCCATACGATCCAGTACCTTAGGATCAATACCAAAATCCATTTCCCCCATCAGGGCTTCACCGCTGAGTTTCAGCAAAATTCGTTTGTATTTAGCGCTTTTCTGTTCGGCCATACAGAAGTTCTCCAAATTAGGCAGGTAACGTGTGATAGTTGATTTTTAAAGCCATCACGGCTTGCCGACGAGCCTCTGCTCATTGGCGAGATACAAATATGCCGGGGCTAGCCCGGCATATGGTCGCATCACGACAAAGACGTCAGTGATGCAAAAGGCGATTAACCTTTCAGCTGTGCAGCAACTTCAGCAGCGAAGTCTACTTCTTCAACTTCGATACCTTCACCTACTTCGATACGAACGAAAGACTGCACTTCCGCGCCAGCTGCTTTAGCCAGCTGTGCGATTGATTGCTCTGGGTTCTTAACGAAAGCTTGCTCCAGCAGGCTGTTTTCTTTCAGGAACTTCTTGATACGGCCGCCCATCATTTTTTCAACGATTTCAGCTGGCTTACCTTCCATATCAGGCTGCGCCTTGATGATGTCTTTCTCTTTTTCCAGCTCAGCTTCTGGCATGTCTTCCGGACGCAGAACGCGTGGGTTAACAGCAGTTACGTGCATTGCGATGTCTTTAGCCAGTTCAGCGTCACCGCCTTTCAGCTCAACGATGGCAGCGATTTTGCCGTTAGCGTGCAGGTAAGCACCAACAGTTTCGCCTTCAACAACGAACGCGCGACGAACAGTGATGTTTTCACCGATCTTCTGAACCAGAGCCATACGGTCTTCTTCCAGCTCACCTTCGGTCAGCTTGGCAACGTCGGTCTCTTTGGTTTCAGCCAGTTTTGCAACAACTTTGTCAGCAAAACCACCGAAGTTAGCATCGCCAGCGGCGAAGTCAGTTTCAGAGTTAACTTCAACTGCAACTACAACACCCTCAGCAACGTTAACACGTACTTTACCTTCAGCTGCAGTACGACCCGCTTTCTTAGCAGCCTTCAGACCAGAGTTTTTACGCAGATCTTCGATCGCTTTGTCGATGTCACCATCGTTAGCCGTCAGTGCCTTTTTACACTCCAGCATACCCAGACCTGTACGCTCACGCAGCTCTTTTACCAGTGCAGCAGAAATTGCCATATCAAATTCCTCTATAAATATTTTGCGAAAAATCTTATATCCAAAAAAAGGGGGCAAGCCCCCTTTTTCGATCGAGCCTGTTAAGCTTATTCAGCGTCTGCTGCTGGAGCTTCTTCAGCTACTTCTACGAATTCGCTCGCTGGAGCACCATTCGTTTGCTTACCGTCCAGTACCGCATCGGCCATCGCTGTTGCGTAAATCTGGATAGCACGGATCGCATCATCGTTACCTGGAATAACGTAATCGATACCGTCTGGGTTAGAGTTAGTATCAACGATACCAACAACCGGGATACCCAGCTTGTTCGCTTCCTGAATCGCAATGCGCTCATGCTCAACGTCGATTACGAATACCAGATCAGGCAAGCCGCCCATTTCTTTGATACCACCGATGGAACGTTCTAACTTTTCCATCTCGCGAGTACGCATCAGCGCTTCTTTCTTAGTCAGCTGCTCAAACGTACCGTCGTTTTGTTGCGCTTCTAAGTCACGCAGACGTTTAATAGACTGACGGATAGTTTTGTAGTTAGTCAGCATACCGCCTAACCAGCGGTGAGCAACAAACGGCTGACCAGAACGTTCAGCTTGCTCTTTGATGATCTTACCTGCAGCACGCTTAGTACCAACAAACAGAACTTTGTTGTTTTTTGCTGCCAGAGTTTCAACAACACTCAGAGCTTCATTCAGAGCAGGAACAGTATGTTCCAGGTTGATGATATGAATCTTGTTGCGAGCACCAAAGATGTACTTGCCCATCTTTGGGTTCCAGTAACGGGTTTGGTGACCGAAGTGTACACCTGCCTTCAGCAGGTCACGCATGCTTACTTGTGCCATGATATTTACCTTATGTATTGGGTTAGGCCTCCACGTACCCATATTGCCGACCCGTTTAGCCTGTGAAAAAGCCATTGGGGCACCCCGGCAACACGTTACAGCACGTGTGTGTGTTTTATTCCCAGGATCACATTGCAATCCGGGGCGATATTTCGCGGGCGCTTTATACCATTTTTAACCTGCCAACACCAGTACCCTCACATGATTCCTCGATATCATCCCTCGGCAATGGCCACAAACAATGAAACCCAAATGGCCACAGGCGGTACAACTCAGACAACACAACCAGTACAATACGACTTTATTTGCTAAACACAGGTACATCCCCCGGTATGAATGTCACCATCAAAACCGCCGAAGAGATCGAAAAAATGCGCGTCGCTGGCCGACTGGCCGCAGAGGCACTGGAGATGATTGGCGAATACGTAAAACCAGGCGTGACGACCGGTGAGCTGGATCGCATCTGTCACGACTATATCGTTAACGAGCAGCAAGGCATTCCTGCGCCGCTGAATTACCGTGGTTTTCCCAAGTCTATTTGCACGTCTGTGAATCACGTCATCTGCCACGGCATTCCAAGCGATGATAAGGTGCTGAAAAAAGGCGATATCGTTAATATCGACATCACTGTAATCAAAGACGGTTACCACGGCGACACCAGCAAGATGTTTCATATCGGTGAACCAACAGCACCAAACCAACGCCTGGTAAACATCACGCAAGAGTGTATGTACATGGGTATCGACCTCGTAAAACCTGGCACTCGTCTGGGTGACATCGGCGCTGCTATTCAGAAACATGCAGAATCAAACCACTACTCGATTGTGCGCGAGTACTGTGGACACGGTATCGGAAAAGAGTTCCACGAAGATCCTCAAGTACTGCACTACGGCAAAGCCGGTACTGGCCTGGAATTAAAGGAGGGCATGATCTTTACCATCGAACCGATGGTGAATCAGGGCACTCGCTTCAATAAATTGATGAAAGATGGCTGGACAGTAGTGACTAAAGACCGGAAGCTTTCCGCTCAATGGGAACACACCATTCTGGTGACCGCAGACGGTTACGAAGTATTGACCCGACGCAAAGAAGAAACCCGATTCTGGTAATCCTATTTTCAATATGTCCGGTTCAGAAATACAGGAAGCAGCAATGGATACCCAGGCGATTCAGTTAATGCAGATTGCTCCAGAGCAATTAATGCAACAACTGCAGGAATCGCCGTCACCGCTTCCTGTTGTGAAGCCATTACTGGCGGAACTGCTCGATAATGCCCATCAGTATTTCCGTCAAACACTGGATGCTGACACGCTCATCCCTCATCGATCACAACAAATTGATGTCATCCTAAATTGTCTATGGCGCCATATGGGTCTTGGCACAGAGGCGTTAGCACTGGTTGCAGTTGGCGGTTACGGTCGCGGCGAATTACACCCGCATTCCGATATCGACGTGCTGCTACTGTGCACGGATGATGATGCCATCAACAACAATGCGGAGAATTTACAGGCTTTTATTACGCTGTTGTGGGACCTGAAGCTGGATATCGGACACAGCGTACGCACGCTTCAGGAGTGCTCTGACGAGGCCGCCAAAGATCTGACCATCATCACCAATATGATGGAAAGCCGATTACTGGCAGGAAGTGAATCCTTACTGAGTCAACTCAAAGACGCGACACAAACAGATAAATTGTGGCCGGCTGATCAGTTTTTTAATGCCAAGTGGAACGAGATTCAGGAACGCCACAAGAAACACAAAAGCTCAGAGTACAACCTAGAACCGAATGTAAAAAACTCACCAGGGGCTCTGCGTGATATTCAGACCATTAGCTGGGTGACCATGCGTCATTTTGGCAAAGGCAGCCTGCAAGCGCTTGAGGACAAGGGGTTTCTGACTGAGTTCGAGGGTCAGCGTCTGTCGTTGAGTATGCAATTCTTATGGCGTACCCGCTATGCATTGCATATGGTCGCGGGCCGCGAAGAGGACCGCCTACTGTTTGATCTGCAACGCGATGTCGCAGAGGTTCTGGGCTTCGAAGATGACAATCGTCAGCTTGGCGTAGAACGATTTATGTCACAGTTTTATCGCAATCAGCTAGCAACACTGGAGCTGGCCGATCTGCTTCTGTTGCACTTCAACGATGATTTTGTGAAGTGCGGAGAAATAAGCGATGTGGAGCCACTTAACGAGCACTTCTTCCTGTGTAATGGATTTCTGCAGCT
Encoded here:
- the rpsB gene encoding 30S ribosomal protein S2 — translated: MAQVSMRDLLKAGVHFGHQTRYWNPKMGKYIFGARNKIHIINLEHTVPALNEALSVVETLAAKNNKVLFVGTKRAAGKIIKEQAERSGQPFVAHRWLGGMLTNYKTIRQSIKRLRDLEAQQNDGTFEQLTKKEALMRTREMEKLERSIGGIKEMGGLPDLVFVIDVEHERIAIQEANKLGIPVVGIVDTNSNPDGIDYVIPGNDDAIRAIQIYATAMADAVLDGKQTNGAPASEFVEVAEEAPAADAE
- a CDS encoding isoprenyl transferase, with the protein product MSTSIDDNLASQGQVPKHVAIIMDGNNRWAKKRFMPGVAGHKAGVDAVRAVVETSANEGVEVLTLFAFSSENWRRPEKEVSALMQLFVAALEREVKKLHRNNIRLVVMGDLSGFTQKIQQLVQDAHQLTCDNTAMTLVIAANYGGQWDIVQAAKRVAAEVQAGRLSVDDIDEQTFHQHTRLSEFPAPDLMIRTGGEQRISNFMLWQTAYSEFYFSDALWPDFKEQEYKKALTAFSDRTRRFGRTDDQLKEAQGD
- the tsf gene encoding translation elongation factor Ts — encoded protein: MAISAALVKELRERTGLGMLECKKALTANDGDIDKAIEDLRKNSGLKAAKKAGRTAAEGKVRVNVAEGVVVAVEVNSETDFAAGDANFGGFADKVVAKLAETKETDVAKLTEGELEEDRMALVQKIGENITVRRAFVVEGETVGAYLHANGKIAAIVELKGGDAELAKDIAMHVTAVNPRVLRPEDMPEAELEKEKDIIKAQPDMEGKPAEIVEKMMGGRIKKFLKENSLLEQAFVKNPEQSIAQLAKAAGAEVQSFVRIEVGEGIEVEEVDFAAEVAAQLKG
- the frr gene encoding ribosome recycling factor — protein: MINEIKQDAEERMTKSVGAMVEAFKKVRTGRANPAILDGVMVDYYGSDTPISQVANIIVEDGRSLAVNPWEKNMIPAIEKAIMKANLGLNPATSGDVIRIPMPPLTEETRKEYIKQARAEAEKGRVSIRNIRRDANGDIKDLLKEKEISEDEQRGGEDQIQKLTDKFIAQIDGLLADKEKDLMQV
- the map gene encoding type I methionyl aminopeptidase; this encodes MNVTIKTAEEIEKMRVAGRLAAEALEMIGEYVKPGVTTGELDRICHDYIVNEQQGIPAPLNYRGFPKSICTSVNHVICHGIPSDDKVLKKGDIVNIDITVIKDGYHGDTSKMFHIGEPTAPNQRLVNITQECMYMGIDLVKPGTRLGDIGAAIQKHAESNHYSIVREYCGHGIGKEFHEDPQVLHYGKAGTGLELKEGMIFTIEPMVNQGTRFNKLMKDGWTVVTKDRKLSAQWEHTILVTADGYEVLTRRKEETRFW
- the pyrH gene encoding UMP kinase, encoding MAEQKSAKYKRILLKLSGEALMGEMDFGIDPKVLDRMALEIAQLKGIGVQVGIVIGGGNLFRGKALSEAGLDRVAGDHMGMLATVMNALAMRDALERANMPTRVMSAIPMSGVVDHYDRRSAIRALDAGDVVIFSAGTGNPFFTTDSAACLRGIEINADVVLKATNVDGVYTADPKKDPAAEKYDCLTYQEVLEKQLGVMDLTAICLARDHNMPLRVYDMNETGVLARLMTGGNDGTLIVSEEENA